The Ruminococcus bovis genome includes a region encoding these proteins:
- the metE gene encoding 5-methyltetrahydropteroyltriglutamate--homocysteine S-methyltransferase translates to MKTSVIGYPRIGTLRELKFASEKYFRKEITSNELLNTAKSLREIHWNTQKNSGIDFISSNDFSFYDMTLDTAVLFNIIPNRYRELNLSNLDTYFAMARGFQGVSGDVKALAMKKWFNTNYHYIVPEVEDDTEIKLVGNKLFDEYNEAKSLGIETKPVVIGPYTLLKLCRFTGNKTCENFVDAVIIAYKDLVAKCEENDVKWLQIDEPSLVKDMISDDLALFNKIYDEILSIKENCKVLLQTYFGDVRDVYADLVNKPFDGIGLDFIEGKETYNLVNKFGFPSDKVLFAGLVNGKNIWKNHYEKTLETLNDLKNKGINTVLSTSCSLLHVPYTLKHETKLDTKYLSHFSFAEEKLVELSELKVLADSNDYGNEETFRNNKKLFTEQRDCFNQAVHDRLCNVTDKDYTRLPARIERQKLQKVELNLPLFPTTTIGSFPQTKEVKANRSAYKKGEISKKEYVEFNKKKIAECVKFQEEIGLDVLVHGEYERNDMVEYFGEALGGFLFTEKAWVQSYGTRCVKPPIIWGDVYREKPITVDWSVYAQSLTKKIMKGMLTGPVTILNWSFPREDISIKDSISQIALAIRDEVLDLEKNEIKVIQIDEAALREKLPLRKSDWQKEYLDFAIPAFRLTHSGVKADTQIHTHMCYSEFTDIIPAIDDMDADVITFEASRSDLQILTSLKEHNFETEVGPGVYDIHSPRVPSVEEIVNALHLMLTKIEKENLWVNPDCGLKTRGIPETEKSLQNMVEAAKIIRKEVK, encoded by the coding sequence ATGAAAACATCAGTAATTGGATACCCTAGAATCGGTACATTAAGAGAACTTAAGTTTGCATCTGAAAAATATTTCAGAAAAGAAATTACATCGAATGAACTTTTAAATACTGCAAAGTCTTTGCGTGAAATTCATTGGAATACACAGAAAAATTCCGGCATTGACTTTATTTCAAGTAACGATTTTTCTTTCTATGATATGACTTTAGATACAGCAGTCTTATTTAATATCATCCCAAATAGATATAGGGAACTTAACCTTTCTAACCTTGATACTTACTTTGCTATGGCTCGTGGTTTTCAAGGTGTTTCAGGTGATGTTAAAGCTCTTGCAATGAAAAAGTGGTTTAACACTAACTACCACTATATTGTCCCTGAAGTCGAGGATGATACAGAAATTAAGTTAGTTGGAAACAAACTATTTGACGAATACAATGAAGCAAAGTCTTTAGGTATCGAAACAAAACCTGTTGTTATCGGACCATATACTTTACTAAAGTTATGTAGATTTACAGGCAACAAAACTTGTGAAAATTTTGTAGATGCAGTTATTATTGCGTATAAGGATTTAGTCGCTAAGTGTGAAGAAAATGATGTTAAATGGTTACAGATTGATGAACCATCACTTGTAAAGGATATGATAAGTGATGACCTAGCATTATTTAACAAGATTTATGATGAAATCCTTTCAATTAAGGAAAATTGCAAAGTCCTTTTACAAACATACTTTGGTGATGTAAGAGATGTTTATGCTGATTTAGTCAACAAGCCTTTTGATGGTATTGGTCTTGATTTTATTGAAGGTAAAGAAACATATAACTTAGTTAATAAGTTTGGTTTTCCAAGTGATAAGGTTCTATTTGCAGGTCTTGTAAATGGTAAAAATATTTGGAAGAACCATTATGAAAAGACACTTGAAACTCTTAATGATTTGAAGAATAAGGGTATTAACACAGTGCTTTCAACTTCTTGTTCATTACTTCATGTACCATATACTCTAAAGCATGAAACAAAGTTAGATACTAAGTATCTTTCTCATTTCTCATTTGCTGAAGAAAAGCTGGTTGAACTATCAGAGTTAAAGGTTTTAGCTGACTCTAATGATTATGGAAATGAAGAAACATTCAGGAATAATAAGAAGCTATTTACAGAACAGAGAGATTGTTTTAATCAGGCTGTACATGACAGACTATGCAATGTTACAGATAAGGACTACACAAGACTACCTGCAAGAATAGAAAGACAGAAACTACAAAAGGTTGAACTTAACCTACCATTATTCCCAACAACAACTATCGGTTCCTTCCCACAGACTAAGGAAGTAAAGGCTAACCGTTCAGCATATAAAAAAGGTGAAATATCCAAGAAAGAATATGTAGAATTCAACAAAAAGAAAATTGCTGAATGTGTAAAATTTCAAGAAGAAATCGGTCTTGATGTACTTGTTCATGGTGAGTACGAAAGAAACGATATGGTAGAATACTTTGGTGAAGCACTGGGTGGTTTCTTGTTTACAGAAAAAGCATGGGTACAGTCATATGGCACAAGATGTGTTAAGCCTCCAATTATCTGGGGTGATGTGTATCGTGAAAAGCCAATTACAGTTGATTGGTCAGTATATGCTCAATCTTTAACAAAGAAGATTATGAAAGGTATGCTTACAGGTCCTGTAACAATTCTTAACTGGTCATTCCCAAGAGAAGATATTTCTATTAAGGACTCTATTTCACAGATTGCACTTGCTATTCGTGATGAAGTTCTTGACCTTGAAAAGAACGAAATTAAAGTTATCCAAATTGATGAGGCAGCTTTAAGAGAAAAGCTACCACTTCGTAAGTCAGATTGGCAGAAAGAATATCTTGACTTCGCAATACCTGCATTTAGATTAACTCATAGTGGAGTTAAAGCAGATACTCAGATTCACACACATATGTGCTATAGTGAATTTACAGATATTATCCCTGCTATTGATGATATGGATGCTGATGTTATTACATTTGAGGCATCTCGTTCAGATTTACAGATTTTAACTTCACTTAAGGAGCATAACTTCGAAACAGAAGTAGGTCCGGGTGTATATGATATTCATTCACCAAGAGTTCCATCAGTTGAAGAAATTGTCAATGCACTTCATTTAATGCTAACTAAGATTGAAAAAGAAAATCTATGGGTAAACCCTGACTGTGGTCTAAAAACAAGAGGTATCCCTGAAACTGAAAAGAGCCTACAGAATATGGTTGAGGCTGCAAAAATTATTAGAAAAGAAGTAAAGTAA
- a CDS encoding helix-turn-helix domain-containing protein translates to MITQEAKKKQAIVKYALKKGKSKASRMYGVSLSSVKRWCKQYDGTWQSLLPKSHRPHSHPNRHTKREERQIRNSFKKCYERYGWDGVYSDLKRKGYTRSYSGMIYAAKRMGLVKYKKTKKKSRKHRRYPELLIPGEKVQIDVKEVPYNCLRGKALRDGKHFYQWTAIDECTRMRFVYGFEEHTPENSTKFLKMLLKNFRLKYRLFKQITE, encoded by the coding sequence ATGATAACACAAGAAGCAAAGAAAAAGCAAGCCATAGTAAAATACGCACTAAAAAAAGGAAAAAGCAAAGCAAGTAGAATGTACGGTGTAAGTCTTTCAAGCGTAAAGAGATGGTGTAAACAATATGACGGTACCTGGCAATCGCTATTGCCTAAATCACACAGACCACATAGTCATCCTAACAGGCACACAAAAAGAGAAGAAAGACAAATTAGAAATTCTTTCAAAAAGTGCTATGAAAGATATGGATGGGATGGAGTATACAGTGATTTAAAGAGAAAAGGATATACAAGAAGCTACTCAGGAATGATATATGCAGCTAAAAGAATGGGCTTAGTAAAATATAAAAAGACCAAGAAAAAGAGCCGTAAGCATAGAAGATATCCGGAACTGTTAATACCTGGAGAAAAGGTGCAGATAGATGTAAAAGAAGTGCCATATAATTGCTTAAGAGGTAAGGCTTTAAGGGACGGAAAGCATTTTTATCAATGGACTGCAATAGATGAATGTACAAGGATGAGATTTGTATATGGGTTTGAAGAACATACACCTGAAAACTCAACCAAATTCTTGAAAATG
- a CDS encoding GNAT family N-acetyltransferase encodes MNNLVQLEKVPFPLNNLIEKEGILNYINDYYVLVNGNFNMLYAVDDFYIAENLTYQPWLAVMGTVPSDLTEDKLRELLRPYIENEKYIAVYTNNKLISKLLSEFSIFTYHEDFINGQVNSKSNFDYSGIRLATENDLSYIEKTYTRSGHNQLLNRINQKQMWVLEDNDVLKGYMGVHKDSSLGFQYVDPNARRQNIATRLQSYVVEQVLKDNKIPFFMVSLHNEVALNFQKKLGSTFATKLFYFYAKGPYELE; translated from the coding sequence ATGAATAACTTAGTTCAGTTAGAAAAAGTACCATTCCCATTAAATAACTTAATTGAAAAAGAGGGAATACTAAATTACATCAACGACTATTATGTTCTAGTAAATGGTAATTTTAATATGCTTTATGCAGTTGATGATTTTTATATTGCTGAGAATTTAACATACCAACCATGGCTTGCAGTAATGGGAACAGTTCCAAGTGATTTAACAGAAGATAAGCTAAGAGAATTGTTAAGACCGTATATAGAAAATGAAAAGTATATTGCAGTTTATACAAATAATAAGTTAATATCAAAGTTACTAAGTGAATTTTCAATCTTTACTTATCATGAAGATTTTATAAACGGACAAGTTAACTCAAAGTCAAATTTTGATTATTCAGGAATACGATTAGCAACAGAAAATGATTTGTCCTATATTGAAAAAACTTATACAAGGTCAGGACATAATCAACTGTTAAATAGAATTAACCAAAAACAAATGTGGGTACTGGAAGATAATGATGTCTTAAAAGGTTATATGGGCGTGCATAAAGATTCCTCATTAGGCTTTCAGTATGTTGACCCAAATGCCAGAAGACAAAATATAGCCACAAGATTGCAGTCTTATGTAGTTGAACAAGTGCTAAAGGACAATAAAATTCCATTCTTTATGGTTTCTTTGCATAACGAAGTTGCCCTTAACTTCCAAAAGAAATTAGGCTCAACCTTTGCCACAAAACTCTTTTATTTCTATGCCAAAGGCCCATATGAATTAGAGTAA
- the metF gene encoding methylenetetrahydrofolate reductase [NAD(P)H], which produces MKVSELYKDNKKTLSFEIVPPEKNSELSSIDETLDILCELNPDFISVTFGAGGSENCNSTIEVARKIKEKYNIEPVVHLTCLNYSKDEIDLIARQLQQSGVQNILALRGDKVPNVQAKNDFKYASDLIAYMKSKYDFCLLGACYPEGHPESESFVDDIKHLKEKVNSGAEVLLSQLFFDNNYFYDFQEKCKVADIDVPVIAGIMPAISKSQLEKMVSLCGVTIPPQLKRIVHKFSSNKDALFDAGMSYGISQIIDLLTSDVDGIHIYTMNNPMVAKRISTEIHNFI; this is translated from the coding sequence ATGAAAGTTTCTGAACTATATAAAGATAACAAGAAAACTCTTTCTTTTGAAATTGTCCCACCTGAAAAGAACAGTGAGTTAAGCAGTATTGATGAAACACTTGATATTTTGTGTGAACTTAATCCTGATTTTATCAGCGTAACTTTTGGTGCAGGTGGCAGTGAAAACTGTAACAGCACCATAGAAGTTGCTAGAAAAATTAAAGAAAAGTACAATATAGAACCTGTTGTTCATTTAACTTGCCTAAATTATAGTAAGGATGAAATTGACTTAATAGCAAGACAGTTACAACAGTCAGGTGTACAGAATATTCTTGCTTTAAGAGGAGATAAAGTTCCTAATGTTCAAGCTAAGAATGACTTTAAATATGCCTCAGATTTAATTGCATATATGAAGTCTAAATATGATTTTTGCTTATTAGGAGCTTGTTATCCTGAAGGTCACCCTGAGTCTGAGAGTTTTGTAGATGACATTAAGCACCTAAAAGAAAAGGTCAATTCAGGTGCTGAAGTATTACTTTCTCAATTATTTTTTGATAACAATTATTTCTATGATTTTCAGGAAAAGTGCAAAGTAGCTGATATTGATGTACCTGTTATAGCCGGTATTATGCCTGCTATCAGTAAATCTCAACTTGAGAAAATGGTATCATTATGTGGTGTTACAATTCCACCACAACTTAAAAGAATTGTACATAAGTTTAGTAGTAATAAAGATGCACTTTTTGATGCAGGTATGTCCTACGGCATAAGCCAAATCATAGATTTACTTACAAGTGATGTAGATGGTATTCATATTTATACAATGAATAATCCTATGGTAGCAAAACGAATTTCAACTGAAATTCATAATTTTATTTAG